ATTGTGGAGTTCACCCTGGCTCTGCCTCTTAACCTCTCCGTGCTTTACCTCTTCATCTTCAAGCTGGAGTTCTGGAAACTGAACTCCAACAACCTTTTCCTGTTCAATCTGGTGTTGGCTGACCTTCTTCTGCTGGGCTGTTTGCCAGTGAACGCCTACAATTTTCTTCGCGGAGAGCGGCAGAGTGTGGACGGAAAGATCTGCAAAGCCATGCTCTTCATGCTGTTTCTGAACCGAGGCGCCAGTATCGGCTTCCTGGCTGTGATTTCACTCGATCGCTACTTCAACGTGGTTCATCCTGGGAACAAGGACTTTGTCCTGAAAAAGTCCCCTCATATATCTGTCGTCATCTGGCTAGTACTGCTCCCTTTGACTATCCCCACCATGCTGAAGTCCGGCTGCTGTGGCAGTCATGGGGACATCACTGACACTCTGAGAGAGGTTGTGTTTTTCACCCAGATTCTCATCCCTTTCTTTGTGTTGGTGTACTGCACGGTCCGCATTGTCAACAGACTCAACAAGAAGACAGTAGGTGACCGGACCAAGCTGCGTCGAGCAGTGTTTCTGGTCACCTCTGTCATACTGGTCTTTTCTTTCTGTTTCCTGCCTTGTACCATCGCTAGAATTGTTCTGTTGATTGTCAGAGCCATGGATTTAGAGAACGCTGAGAATATAGCTGTTCAGGTCTACGATGGTTTCATAGTTTTTTCCCACATGGACTGTCTAGTGGACCCAATTGTGTACTGTTTAAGCAGCACTAAGTTCAAACACCTCTACCTGACAACGTATTGCCCCTGTCTACTGAGAAACAACGCAGAAACGGTTGAAAGAACAAACCCGACACGAACCAACTTAAATCTAAAACGCAACAACAACACACTGTAGCTAGTAGtctaaaacacaacaacaacacactgtaGCTAGTAGTCTAAAACGCAACAACAACACACTGTAGCTAGTAGTCTAAAACGCAGCAACAACACACTGTAGCTAGTAGTCTAAAACGCAACAACACACTGTAGCTAGTAGGTAATGATACTTGTgggtgtggttgtggttgtgggtgTGGTTGTGGGCGTGGCCACAGTTTTTAAAGAGTTTCTTGCAGTTATACACTTTCATGGGGCtgagaatgttttttttattttttatttttttattttaaagatcatttcctgcaattctacacattttaccatggctTATGTCGTATAACtaaaactttgttaaaacaagtctaTGAGGCCCCATGCCaggacattttttaaaaacattttagattctctctgtgtagttttttattttggtgatggttagttctcaaagatgatcttatTTAAAAAGATATCGCTCCatttatcttttctacatactttctatCTGGTTTTAGTCGTTATAAAGTTCACACTGAAAACGTTTTCACCATGTTGATCTGTTTTGATGTGGCGGCCCGCCGCTGCTAAATGAATATAGGGGAAGCACTGGCATGTTCAGCTTTTGTTTGCCAAATCAGACTGTGATTCAATACTGGTTTCTGTTATGATCAGTCATCGGTTTCATTCACCTGTGATATCATCATGTTACACATATCATCATGATGCTGTTACTAATTGTCTGTGTCAAATAAATATTCTCCTCAAATGATGCTCCCATAAAAATgattgttactactactactaccaagaCAACAACAGCTGATAGGAGCTACCCCCTCCTCCCTTGGAGAGGTAAGACCAcattatatactactactactactactactactactactactactactactactactactactactactactagtactacaacAGCTGATAGGAGCTCCTCCCTTGGAGAGGTAAGACCAcattatatactactactactactactactactactactactactactactaccaagaCAACAACAGCTGATAGGAGCTACCCCCTCCTCCCTTGGAGAGGTAAgatcacactactactactactactactactactactactactactactactactactagtactacaacAGCTGATAGGAGCTCCTCCCTTGGAGAGGTAAGACCAcattatatactactactactactactactactactactactactactaccaagaCAACAACAGCTGATAGGAGCTACCCCCTCCTCCCTTGGAGAGGTAAGACCAcattatatactactactactactactactactactactactactactactactagtactacaacAGCTGATAGGAGCTCCTCCCTTGGAGAGGTAAGACCAcattatatactactactactactactactactactactactactactactactactaccaagaCAACAACAGCTGATAGGAGCTACCCCCTCCTCCCTTGGAGAGGTAAgatcacactactactactactactactactactactactactactactactactagtactacaacAGCTGATAGGAGCTCCTCCCTTGGAGAGGTAAGACCAcattatatactactactactactactactactaccactactactactactactactactactactactaccaagaCAACAACAGCTGATAGGAGCTACCCCCTCCTCCCTTGGCGAGGTAAGACCACattaaatactactactactactactactaccaagaCAACAACAGCTGATAGGAGCTACCCCCTCCTCCCTTGGAGAGGTAAgatcacactactactactactactactactactactactactactactactactactactactactactactactaccactactactagtactacaacAGCTGATAGGAGCTACCCCTTCCTCCCTTGGAGAGGTAAgatcacactactactactactactactactactactactactactattactaccactactactagtactacaacAGCTGATAGGAGCTACCCCCTCCTCCCTTGGAGAGGTAAGACcacattacagttgaagtcagaagtttacatacacttaggttggagtcattaaaactcgtttttcaaccactccacacatttcttgttaacaaactatagttttggcaagtcggttaggacatctactttgtacatgacacaagtcatttttccaataattgtttacagaccgattatttcacttataattcactgtatcacaattccagtgggtcagaagtttacatacactaagttga
Above is a genomic segment from Oncorhynchus clarkii lewisi isolate Uvic-CL-2024 chromosome 33, UVic_Ocla_1.0, whole genome shotgun sequence containing:
- the LOC139393042 gene encoding 12-(S)-hydroxy-5,8,10,14-eicosatetraenoic acid receptor-like → MEEDLLNDNCTADNLPLYTFYASVMIVEFTLALPLNLSVLYLFIFKLEFWKLNSNNLFLFNLVLADLLLLGCLPVNAYNFLRGERQSVDGKICKAMLFMLFLNRGASIGFLAVISLDRYFNVVHPGNKDFVLKKSPHISVVIWLVLLPLTIPTMLKSGCCGSHGDITDTLREVVFFTQILIPFFVLVYCTVRIVNRLNKKTVGDRTKLRRAVFLVTSVILVFSFCFLPCTIARIVLLIVRAMDLENAENIAVQVYDGFIVFSHMDCLVDPIVYCLSSTKFKHLYLTTYCPCLLRNNAETVERTNPTRTNLNLKRNNNTL